The nucleotide window tgaaGATATCATAGATGTGGCCATCGTGCACTACTCGCTGACGCCCAACGGCTGGTCATTCTCGGTGACAGACAGTGTCGAGACGGGCGACCCAGTGTATGGTTTCGAGAACACCAAACAGCTCTACCTGAAAGCCGACCCCAGCTACACAGCCAGGTACACGGTTCCGATTCTGTGGGACAAGAAGCTTGGCACAATTGTCAACAACGAATCGTCTGAAATCATTCGCATCCTCTACACTGCTTTTGACGATCTCTTGCCAGACGATAGCCCGGCCAAGGGCAAGACGTACTACCCGACCGACAATGTTGAGGCCATCCAAAAGATTGACGAGCTCAATGAGTGGATCTACTCGGACATCAACAATGGTGTCTACAAGACTGGCTTTGCAACCGCGCAGGAGGTGTATGACAAGGAGGTCGACAACCTTTTCTTGGCGTTGGATCGATTGGAGAAGCTCTTGTCGGATGGGAGGGAGTACCTCGTGCCCGAGGTAGGACTGAGCGATGCGGACATCCGTCTCTACCCGACTTTGGCTCGGTTTGACACGGCGTATCACAATCTGTTCCGATGCAACGTGGGGATGATCCGACATGACTATCCGCACATCCATCGATACCTACGCCGGCTCTACTGGAACGAGAAGGCGTTCAGGGATTACACCAACTTTGATCACATCAAAAAGGGATACTCGAGTGTTGGAGGCAACAAGGGGATCGAGCCAAGAGGACCGTTGCCGCATATGCTCCCGCTGGATGCCTGATCTGACAGGGCACGGTAAACAGCCACTTTGTACTGCGCGACTGAGTGGCATTCAAttgtcaagaagaagagctaGGAACATTGACTGAAAACATCGATTGGTGTGCATGTGCATGTGTATGTGCGTGTATGTGTGTCTATGTGTTCGATTTGCGATATGAAATCGGTGCCTAACGATCTGGCAGAAAACTGTTCTGCAGCAAGTCCACTGTGCACCGTCTGGGGGGGGGGGATGGTTGCCCTCCTGCCCGCTACATCAAAATCAATTGAGAAAATAGTTCTGCTACAtgttgcaatcacgaatgcctAACTGTTCAGAGCCAGGAGAAGATGGAAACAGAAcacaaacgtgaatcgtgaatacccaagatcaaggtcaaggaTTCACGACGGGCAACGTTCGCGGAAGAATTACCAAGCGGGCATCTACTGTACTTGTATAAAATCACATAACATataccattcgtgattcacgattgttaTTAACGTTATTCTGGATTCacgcacgattcacgattcgtgattcatgatcGTTTCCGCCGCGTGCAATGAACAAGCTTGAACCAGAGGTGAGACTCACGCCCGCATATTAGCCCTCTCCTACCTCGTAACGGACTGCATTGTGGCCATTtcccactcgtgactggttGGTACGAGACGTGACACACGACGCACAACGCACAACGCACAACGCACGGCGCACGGCGCACGCGGTTGTGCAcggttcgtggttgtggGTGCAAGATGCATGATGCATGATGTATGGTGCCTGTAGGTGCACGGTGCACGATGTGCATGTTGATTTGTTAGACCTCTTTCTCTAACTTACCATTGAGTTTTCCTTGCACGTgctgcagtcgtgagtaaaGCGTGAAGTACGTAACTGTACGGTGCGAGAAaggaagcgtgaagcacgaagggGTAATTCCAGACGTGAGAGGCGTGAGGGTTGGTTGGTTTGTGGTTGGTGTGCTGCGACAGCTCAAGTTAATGAAAGGTAACAAGCAAAAAGGATCAGTGGAGCGCGTGTGCGTGTctcacgagtcgtgagtcttgcTTTCtcgaaaatcacgaatcacgaatcacgattcacgattcacaattaACGAAGTCGATGTTGTTACAGCGGAAGTTGCAGGGTTGAGCGAGATCGTGCGCCGCAGGGCCTTgtctgaatcgtgaatcacgaatcacgaatcacgaatcacgaatcacaaatcacaaatctgTGATGCGTTTCGGCACACCGCGCAACGCCAATACCATCGAcacaccaccaacaccgaCATCACCTCGATCAACCTAGGtctcatcaccatcgccatcgttTCTCAGAAGTCCCACTCTAACTAGGCGACATTGTCGGCACGCGCTCTCTAGGATTCGACGATCACCATATTTCTCTGTCTTTCTCATCTACGCGGGCTTACATCAGGCGTCGCAGAGTCTATCTTGACATAACATATTCAAACATTACCTTTTGCGGGCCGTACTCCTCCTGCTGCCTTGACCACCTCCGTTTGTCCTTGACTCTCCTTTCCGCCACGTGTGAAGTCGTCTTTCAGATTCTAACGCGCTCCATCATCAATCACCAGCGTCAAGTCACATTTTTTTGCAGGTCAACATCCCCGCCCAGCTTGTGTCAACGCTCCCAATTGCTTTGACACGTGTTCACTTGCGGATCACACCATGAGATCAAACCGCTCTGGCATGCTCTGTATCCGCCTTTAGATCTTTCGACGTCTCGCCACGCCTTCGACTGACGCTTTGTGTTACACTGACGCTAGCGCGAAATGgcctcgtctgcatcggcCAATATTGGTGCAACCATGACGTCTCGAAATAGCGCTTCGGCAGATCAGCGCTACTCGGCGCATCAGTCCTTCCTGCCAACCGCAGAATCCACAAACAGCCTCGATACCCCCTTCTCCTCTCACTTCGAACGTGC belongs to Mycosarcoma maydis chromosome 3, whole genome shotgun sequence and includes:
- a CDS encoding uncharacterized protein (related to ECM4 - protein involved in cell wall biogenesis and architecture), with translation MVEHSVAVHAGKDGNFRRQASAFRNTISKDGPHPPEKGRYILYCALICPWASRTLHTRALKQLEDIIDVAIVHYSLTPNGWSFSVTDSVETGDPVYGFENTKQLYLKADPSYTARYTVPILWDKKLGTIVNNESSEIIRILYTAFDDLLPDDSPAKGKTYYPTDNVEAIQKIDELNEWIYSDINNGVYKTGFATAQEVYDKEVDNLFLALDRLEKLLSDGREYLVPEVGLSDADIRLYPTLARFDTAYHNLFRCNVGMIRHDYPHIHRYLRRLYWNEKAFRDYTNFDHIKKGYSSVGGNKGIEPRGPLPHMLPLDA